One genomic region from Colletotrichum lupini chromosome 7, complete sequence encodes:
- a CDS encoding isoleucyl-tRNA synthetase: MVNRVKVQQGYRIRYRPGWDCHGLPIEMKAVGTSGGKGMTPVEIRKAARQLASTTVLEQMEGFRSYGVMADWDARWTTMDPDFEVRQLRLFKQMVRRGLIYRKSKPVYWSPSSRTALAEAELEYNENHVSTAAYVRYPVIGGPSLDGFTGQLYAIIWTTTPWTLPANKAIAIHEELDYAIIAVNGSAYLTAVSRLEAVKALFPEQEPQVIVASIKGSELRGLQYKNRLQGANSALQPIIHAEFVSADSGTGLVHIAPGHGFEDYEACAQLGIDAFAPIDDEGNFTRDAFPDDPEKLTEASSILKGGSKAVLALIEDDVLQAAKYKHKYPYDWRTKQPVVMRSTAQWFADVGSIKDDALNALKEVKFVPSTGRNRLESFVVGRSEWCISRQRAWGVPIPALYDANGDAVVTEESVDHIISVIQKRGIDAWFSDAADEPAWFAPSLKGSYRRGTDTMDVWFDSGSSWTESKGQADIYLEGSDQHRGWFQSSLLSYVAAQRAEGDATSQAQPKSPFKTLITHGFTLDHTGKKMSKSIGNTISPGQIMDGTLLPPIKVRGKAKVAGAAPTYEALGPDALRLWAASSEYTKDVAIGQAVLKSVHTVLVKYRTIIKMLTGSMHESARTAPTTTLDHIALIQLRDVMAEVEKAFAAHEFYKAFSALNRWVANDLSAFYLEAMKDRLYCGDGGGVLEPIFLGFLRMLSPMTPLLVEEAWDHRPEYIKADSSILHPSYTPYDAPVHGRAPSAIGEASLRKDVPVLMSVQGAVKAALEKGRAAKVLGSSLQSSVVVTTEDQAVAGVLAKYGEELEAMFVVSSVETNKGIPNQPEWRYDEVFEVNGAKGTVSVLPPNEHKCPRCWRYIAPKEETLCGRCDDVVASL; the protein is encoded by the exons ATGGTCAACAGAGTCAAGGTCCAGCAAG GATATCGCATACGCTACAGGCCCGGCTGGGATTGCCATGGCCTCCCTATCGAAATGAAGGCCGTTGGCACGTCAGGCGGCAAGGGCATGACTCCGGTAGAGATCCGCAAGGCTGCGAGACAGCTCGCTTCCACCACAGTTCTGGAGCAGATGGAGGGCTTCCGCTCGTACGGCGTCATGGCCGACTGGGACGCGCGATGGACGACAATGGACCCCGATTTCGAGGTCAGGCAGTTGCGCTTGTTCAAGCAGATGGTACGGCGAGGCCTCATCTACCGCAAAAGCAAGCCCGTATACTGGTCGCCATCCTCAAGAACCGCGCTGGCGGAGGCCGAGCTGGAGTACAACGAGAACCATGTTTCAACGGCGGCTTACGTTCGATACCCAGTCATTGGCGGCCCCTCCTTGGACGGCTTTACTGGCCAGCTCTACGCCATCATCTGGACGACAACCCCCTGGACACTCCCGGCGAACAAAGCCATCGCAATTCACGAAGAACTGGACTATGCCATAATCGCCGTCAACGGAAGCGCATACCTCACTGCAGTCAGCCGTCTTGAGGCCGTTAAGGCTCTCTTCCCCGAACAGGAGCCTCAGGTCATCGTGGCGTCTATCAAGGGTTCCGAATTGCGTGGCTTGCAGTATAAGAACAGGCTGCAAGGGGCCAACTCTGCACTTCAACCAATCATCCACGCAGAGTTTGTGTCAGCAGACTCTGGAACTGGACTCGTTCACATCGCTCCTGGTCACGGTTTCGAGGACTACGAGGCTTGCGCGCAACTGGGCATCGATGCCTTCGCACCCATCGATGACGAAGGAAATTTCACCCGTGACGCTTTCCCAGACGATCCAGAAAAGCTGACCGAAGCCTCCTCGATCCTCAAGGGCGGTAGCAAGGCCGTTCTCGCCCTGATTGAAGACGATGTTCTCCAGGCAGCAAAGTACAAGCATAAGTACCCCTACGACTGGAGGACGAAACAGCCCGTGGTCATGCGGTCGACGGCCCAATGGTTCGCCGATGTCGGTAGCATCAAAGATGACGCTCTCAACGCCCTAAAGGAAGTCAAATTTGTGCCATCAACCGGACGCAACCGCCTTGAAAGCTTCGTTGTGGGTCGTAGTGAGTGGTGCATTTCTCGCCAGCGTGCCTGGGGCGTTCCTATTCCCGCTTTGTATGATGCCAATGGAGACGCCGTAGTGACAGAGGAATCCGTCGACCACATCATCTCGGTCATCCAGAAGCGTGGTATTGATGCCTGGTTCTCTGATGCTGCCGATGAACCCGCTTGGTTTGCACCGTCTCTGAAAGGAAGCTACAGACGTGGTACCGACACAATGGATGTCTGGTTCGACAGCGGAAGCAGTTGGACAGAGAGTAAGGGTCAAGCCGACATCTATCTCGAGGGATCCGACCAGCACCGCGGCTGGTTCCAGTCAAGCTTGCTTTCGTACGTCGCTGCCCAAAGGGCCGAGGGCGACGCAACTTCCCAAGCGCAGCCCAAGTCTCCTTTCAAGACTCTCATCACCCACGGCTTCACGCTTGACCACACCGGCAAGAAGATGTCAAAGTCGATCGGAAACACCATTTCACCCGGTCAAATCATGGACGGCACCCTCCTGCCGCCGATCAAGGTCAGAGGCAAGGCCAAGGTAGCCGGCGCCGCCCCAACCTACGAGGCCCTGGGTCCTGATGCCCTCCGTCTCTGGGCCGCCAGCTCAGAGTACACCAAAGACGTAGCCATCGGCCAGGCGGTCCTCAAGTCCGTCCATACCGTGCTGGTCAAGTACCGCACAATCATCAAGATGCTGACGGGTTCGATGCACGAGTCCGCCCGGACCGCGCCCACGACGACGCTGGATCACATCGCCCTCATCCAGCTGCGCGACGTCATGGCGGAAGTCGAAAAGGCCTTCGCCGCACACGAGTTCTACAAAGCGTTCAGCGCCCTCAACCGCTGGGTCGCCAACGACCTATCCGCCTTCTACCTCGAGGCGATGAAGGACCGACTTTActgcggcgacggcggcggcgtgctGGAGCCCATCTTCCTCGGCTTCCTCCGCATGCTGTCGCCCATGACGCCGCTCTTGGTCGAAGAGGCGTGGGACCACCGTCCCGAGTACATCAAGGCCGACAGCAGCATCCTCCACCCCTCGTACACCCCCTACGACGCACCCGTCCACGGCAGAGCGCCCTCCGCCATCGGGGAGGCTTCCCTCCGCAAGGATGTTCCTGTTCTCATGTCCGTCCAGGGCGCCGTCAAGGCCGCTCTGGAAAAGGGTCGCGCGGCCAAAGTCCTCGGGTCATCGCTGCAGTCTTCTGTGGTTGTCACGACCGAGGACCAAGCCGTGGCCGGCGTGCTGGCCAAGTATGGAGAAGAGCTGGAAGCCATGTTTGTCGTATCCTCGGTAGAGACCAACAAGGGGATACCCAACCAGCCCGAGTGGCGGTACGACGAGGTATTCGAGGTCAACGGCGCAAAGGGGACGGTCTCGGTGTTGCCGCCAAACGAGCACAAGTGCCCGCGCTGCTGGCGGTATATCGCGCCCAAAGAGGAGACGTTGTGCGGGCGTTGCGATGATGTCGTGGCGAGTTTGTAG